The following are encoded together in the Marmota flaviventris isolate mMarFla1 chromosome 18, mMarFla1.hap1, whole genome shotgun sequence genome:
- the Ccdc97 gene encoding coiled-coil domain-containing protein 97 isoform X1: MEAVAAEVATKEPDEGHTEPKPGHWGELAWTPVPSRPEGKVEAAESPPGALDSDIPGAENAAVSAMLHAVAASRLPVCSQQQGEPDLTEREKVAILGQLYHEKPLVFLERFRTSLREEHLACFGHLRGDHRADFYCAEVARQGTARPRTLRTRLRNRRYAALRELIQGGEYFSDEQMRFRAPLLYEQYIGQYLTQEELSARAPVPQHPRPGSPGTPACPLSDLLLQSYQERELQQRLLQQQEEEEACLEEEEEEEDSDEEDQRAGKDSETWVPDSEERLILREEFTSRMHQRFLDGKDGDFDYSTVDDNPDFDNLDIVARDEEERYFDEEEPEDAPSPELDGD; encoded by the exons ATGGAGGCTGTGGCGGCGGAGGTGGCGACAAAGGAACCCGATGAAG GCCACACGGAGCCCAAACCTGGGCACTGGGGTGAGCTGGCCTGGACACCAGTCCCATCTAGACCAGAGGGCAAGGTGGAAGCAGCAGAGAGCCCACCAGGGGCCCTGGACAGTGACATCCCCGGGGCTGAGAATGCAGCAGTCAGCGCCATGCTGCATGCTGTGGCTGCCAGCCGCCTGCCTGTGTGCAGCCAGCAGCAGGGTGAGCCCGACTTGACAGAACGTGAGAAGGTGGCCATCCTGGGCCAGCTGTACCATGAGAAGCCACTAGTGTTCCTGGAGCGCTTCCGCACAAGCCTCAGAGAGGAGCACCTGGCCTGCTTTGGCCACCTGCGTGGTGACCACCGTGCTGACTTCTACTGTGCTGAGGTGGCCCGGCAGGGCACTGCTAGGCCACGCACCCTGCGTACCCGCCTGCGTAACCGGCGCTATGCTGCACTGCGTGAGCTCATCCAAG GGGGTGAGTACTTCAGTGATGAGCAGATGCGGTTCCGGGCACCCCTGCTCTATGAGCAGTACATTGGGCAGTACCTCACCCAGGAGGAGCTCAGTGCCCGCGCCCCAGTGCCCCAGCACCCCAGACCTGGCTCCCCCGGCACACCTGCCTGCCCACTCTCCGACCTACTGCTCCAGTCTTACCAGGAGCGAGAGCTGCAGCAGCGGCTGCTCCAgcagcaagaggaggaggaggcctgcctggaggaggaagaagaggaggaagatagTGATGAAGAAG ATCAGAGAGCAGGCAAAGACTCAGAAACCTGGGTACCCGACTCGGAGGAGAGGCTGATCCTACGGGAGGAGTTCACCAGCCGGATGCACCAGCGCTTCCTAGACGGCAAGGATGGGGACTTTGACTACAG CACAGTGGACGACAACCCTGACTTTGACAACTTGGACATTGTGGCACGGGATGAGGAAGAGAGGTACTTTGATGAGGAAGAGCCTGAGGATGCTCCCAGCCCAGAACTGGATGGGGACTGA
- the Ccdc97 gene encoding coiled-coil domain-containing protein 97 isoform X2: protein MEAVAAEVATKEPDEGHTEPKPGHWGELAWTPVPSRPEGKVEAAESPPGALDSDIPGAENAAVSAMLHAVAASRLPVCSQQQGEPDLTEREKVAILGQLYHEKPLVFLERFRTSLREEHLACFGHLRGDHRADFYCAEVARQGTARPRTLRTRLRNRRYAALRELIQGGEYFSDEQMRFRAPLLYEQYIGQYLTQEELSARAPVPQHPRPGSPGTPACPLSDLLLQSYQERELQQRLLQQQEEEEACLEEEEEEEDSDEEDQRAGKDSETWVPDSEERLILREEFTSRMHQRFLDGKDGDFDYSGRQP, encoded by the exons ATGGAGGCTGTGGCGGCGGAGGTGGCGACAAAGGAACCCGATGAAG GCCACACGGAGCCCAAACCTGGGCACTGGGGTGAGCTGGCCTGGACACCAGTCCCATCTAGACCAGAGGGCAAGGTGGAAGCAGCAGAGAGCCCACCAGGGGCCCTGGACAGTGACATCCCCGGGGCTGAGAATGCAGCAGTCAGCGCCATGCTGCATGCTGTGGCTGCCAGCCGCCTGCCTGTGTGCAGCCAGCAGCAGGGTGAGCCCGACTTGACAGAACGTGAGAAGGTGGCCATCCTGGGCCAGCTGTACCATGAGAAGCCACTAGTGTTCCTGGAGCGCTTCCGCACAAGCCTCAGAGAGGAGCACCTGGCCTGCTTTGGCCACCTGCGTGGTGACCACCGTGCTGACTTCTACTGTGCTGAGGTGGCCCGGCAGGGCACTGCTAGGCCACGCACCCTGCGTACCCGCCTGCGTAACCGGCGCTATGCTGCACTGCGTGAGCTCATCCAAG GGGGTGAGTACTTCAGTGATGAGCAGATGCGGTTCCGGGCACCCCTGCTCTATGAGCAGTACATTGGGCAGTACCTCACCCAGGAGGAGCTCAGTGCCCGCGCCCCAGTGCCCCAGCACCCCAGACCTGGCTCCCCCGGCACACCTGCCTGCCCACTCTCCGACCTACTGCTCCAGTCTTACCAGGAGCGAGAGCTGCAGCAGCGGCTGCTCCAgcagcaagaggaggaggaggcctgcctggaggaggaagaagaggaggaagatagTGATGAAGAAG ATCAGAGAGCAGGCAAAGACTCAGAAACCTGGGTACCCGACTCGGAGGAGAGGCTGATCCTACGGGAGGAGTTCACCAGCCGGATGCACCAGCGCTTCCTAGACGGCAAGGATGGGGACTTTGACTACAG TGGACGACAACCCTGA